One Alkalicoccus halolimnae DNA segment encodes these proteins:
- a CDS encoding MFS transporter — MSYKKIFVIGCGFFALMLVWTFYNAYMPLILGDFIESAAIRGGIMGLDNLLAVLLIPVIGAWSDRLRTRIGNRLPFLVVGMPVAALFFILIPYGAMVTLWVLLVVDIIFLFAMTIYRAPVIALMPDHTPPEKRSSANGIINFMGGVGAIIALFGLSALYGIDRTYPFIAAGLLLLLSFLLLYITVDRNPPYAEPAGNDLSGIQESSPSFWKSLAKLKEQEFRGHLFILTAIFIYFIGYSGVEAQFTIYAVEYLGMEESNAGFTLGFFSLSFVLFAIPAGLIGNRWGKAPVMLIGLVMLPLVFIVIPSAPALSQIIPGINATLLLQILLLLGGVFWAFINVQAYPLVADLGGKKKIGYFTGLYYLFSMASSIIAPGFLGLLMDVFTHPFLFYGAALSFIIAFFLLRKGSQIIKRRKNYNAAT, encoded by the coding sequence ATGTCATACAAGAAAATCTTTGTTATCGGCTGCGGTTTCTTCGCACTCATGCTCGTCTGGACGTTTTATAATGCCTATATGCCGTTAATTCTCGGCGACTTCATAGAGAGCGCAGCGATCCGCGGCGGAATCATGGGGCTCGACAACCTTTTAGCCGTCCTGCTTATCCCGGTTATCGGAGCCTGGTCTGACCGGCTGAGGACACGAATCGGGAACCGGCTGCCTTTTCTCGTCGTCGGGATGCCCGTGGCCGCCCTCTTTTTCATATTAATTCCCTACGGCGCCATGGTCACTCTATGGGTGCTCCTCGTTGTAGATATTATTTTTCTTTTTGCGATGACCATTTACAGAGCCCCGGTAATTGCCCTGATGCCCGATCACACACCGCCTGAAAAACGATCCTCTGCGAACGGCATCATTAATTTCATGGGCGGCGTCGGCGCTATTATCGCATTGTTCGGTTTATCGGCCCTGTACGGGATTGACCGCACCTATCCGTTTATCGCAGCCGGACTGCTTTTGCTGTTATCGTTTTTGCTTCTATATATAACCGTCGACCGGAACCCGCCGTATGCAGAGCCTGCCGGAAATGATTTAAGCGGCATTCAGGAGAGCAGTCCCTCTTTTTGGAAAAGCCTGGCGAAACTGAAGGAGCAGGAGTTCCGAGGTCATCTGTTTATTTTGACCGCTATATTTATTTATTTTATCGGCTACTCCGGCGTCGAAGCGCAGTTTACCATCTATGCTGTGGAATATCTTGGAATGGAGGAAAGCAACGCCGGCTTTACACTCGGGTTTTTCAGCCTCTCCTTCGTTCTATTTGCAATACCAGCAGGACTGATCGGAAACAGGTGGGGAAAAGCACCGGTGATGCTCATCGGTCTCGTGATGCTTCCGCTCGTCTTCATCGTTATTCCGTCCGCTCCGGCTCTCAGTCAGATAATTCCCGGCATCAATGCGACGCTGCTTCTGCAGATCCTTCTTTTACTCGGCGGTGTGTTCTGGGCTTTCATAAACGTCCAGGCTTACCCGCTCGTCGCAGACCTTGGCGGCAAAAAGAAGATCGGCTACTTTACCGGCCTCTATTATTTATTTTCGATGGCGTCCTCCATCATTGCCCCCGGCTTTCTCGGACTTTTAATGGACGTATTCACCCATCCGTTCCTTTTTTACGGAGCAGCACTCAGCTTTATTATTGCGTTCTTCCTGCTTAGAAAAGGCAGTCAAATCATTAAACGTCGGAAGAACTATAACGCAGCTACGTGA